The following are encoded in a window of Hyalangium minutum genomic DNA:
- a CDS encoding metal-dependent hydrolase family protein — MRIVLLLALLWVLPVSAAEPPKPVVLKAARLFDAKSGKLVTPGVVVVTGGQITAAGSNVSAPAGAEVIELGDATLLPGFIDAHTHITGQPGDDWRQDVIDRMQRTIPERTLEALPFARATLMAGFTTIRNLGGEDFIDIGLRNGIRRGRAVGPRIIAATSGLGSTGGHCDGGNSYRKGLLAQESGQGVADGPDAFRARVREHLKYGADVIKVCATGGVLSRNDDVDSPQLTQAELDAIVDEAHARKRKVAAHAHGAEGAKRAIRAGVDSIEHGSFLDDEALDLMKRKGTFFVPTRSALKGVKERYEKGLLSPEQIPKYKAADAAARQAVSKAISRGVRIAFGTDAGVFAHGRNAEEFALLVEAGLSPADALRAATIIDAELLGLTNQLGTLEPGKLADVVAVPGDPLQDIRRTEQVFFVMKEGVIYRNDRAAPSVVAR; from the coding sequence ATGCGAATCGTCCTCCTGCTCGCTCTCCTCTGGGTATTGCCGGTCTCCGCCGCGGAGCCCCCGAAGCCCGTTGTCCTCAAGGCCGCGCGCCTCTTCGATGCGAAGAGCGGCAAGCTCGTCACCCCCGGCGTGGTGGTGGTGACGGGAGGCCAGATCACCGCCGCGGGCTCGAACGTCTCCGCTCCTGCTGGCGCCGAGGTGATCGAGCTCGGAGATGCCACCCTGCTGCCCGGGTTCATCGATGCGCATACGCACATCACCGGCCAGCCAGGAGACGACTGGCGGCAGGACGTCATCGACCGCATGCAGCGCACCATCCCCGAGCGCACGCTCGAGGCGCTGCCGTTCGCCCGCGCCACGCTCATGGCGGGCTTCACGACGATCCGCAACCTGGGCGGCGAGGACTTCATCGACATCGGGCTGCGCAACGGTATCCGCCGGGGCAGGGCCGTGGGGCCGCGAATCATCGCCGCTACCTCGGGCCTGGGCTCCACGGGGGGCCACTGTGACGGCGGCAACTCGTACCGCAAGGGCTTGCTGGCCCAGGAGTCCGGCCAAGGTGTGGCGGATGGGCCCGACGCCTTCCGCGCCAGGGTCCGCGAGCATCTCAAGTACGGCGCGGACGTCATCAAGGTGTGCGCCACGGGCGGCGTGCTCAGCCGCAATGACGACGTGGACTCGCCGCAGCTCACCCAGGCCGAGCTGGACGCCATCGTGGACGAGGCTCACGCCCGCAAGCGCAAGGTCGCCGCGCACGCCCACGGCGCAGAGGGTGCCAAGCGCGCCATCCGCGCGGGCGTGGACTCCATCGAGCACGGCTCATTCCTCGACGACGAGGCGCTCGATCTGATGAAGCGCAAGGGCACCTTCTTCGTCCCCACCCGGAGCGCCCTGAAGGGCGTGAAGGAGCGCTACGAGAAGGGCCTCCTGTCACCAGAGCAGATTCCCAAGTACAAGGCCGCCGACGCCGCCGCGCGACAGGCCGTGAGCAAGGCCATCTCCCGAGGGGTGCGCATTGCCTTCGGCACGGATGCGGGCGTCTTCGCCCACGGCCGGAATGCCGAGGAGTTCGCCCTCCTGGTGGAGGCGGGCCTCTCTCCCGCCGACGCCCTGCGTGCCGCCACGATCATCGACGCCGAGCTGCTCGGGCTGACGAACCAGCTGGGCACGCTGGAGCCCGGCAAGCTCGCGGACGTCGTCGCCGTGCCGGGAGACCCGCTCCAGGACATCCGCCGCACCGAGCAGGTCTTCTTCGTGATGAAGGAGGGCGTCATCTACCGGAACGACCGTGCGGCTCCTTCCGTGGTGGCGCGGTAG
- a CDS encoding polysaccharide deacetylase family protein codes for MTSGYFLAEGRSCLSQSRTPVRWYRRALFLSLSMVSLLLALACQGPEDPFLEFSEALALEPGQLIVSFNFDDNLASQAEAGPLLAARGMRGTFYVNSGRVGTSGYLTYEQLQQLQAAGHEVGGHTISHPRLTTLSEAEQRHEICDDRAALLKEGLRVTSFAYPFGDEDSRTRQLVIDCGYNSGRESGGLRTPSGCRGCPYAESVPPQDVYAIRTHGSVTRAWSLSYLQNLVLRAEAGGGGWVPLVFHHISPTTCPSSETYCISRSTFIAFLDWLAPRTSRGTVVRTMDNVIGGPLQPPPG; via the coding sequence GTGACATCCGGATACTTCTTGGCCGAGGGCCGCAGCTGCTTGTCGCAATCTCGCACGCCTGTGCGTTGGTACCGCCGGGCGCTCTTTCTCTCGCTGTCGATGGTGTCATTGCTGCTGGCCCTGGCGTGTCAGGGACCGGAGGACCCGTTCCTCGAGTTCTCCGAGGCGCTCGCTCTCGAGCCTGGACAGCTCATCGTCTCTTTCAACTTCGATGACAACTTGGCCAGTCAGGCCGAGGCAGGTCCCCTCCTTGCTGCGAGAGGGATGCGCGGCACCTTTTACGTCAACAGCGGGCGCGTGGGGACGTCTGGCTATCTGACGTATGAGCAGCTTCAGCAGCTCCAGGCCGCAGGCCATGAGGTGGGCGGTCATACGATCTCCCATCCCCGTCTCACCACGCTCAGCGAGGCCGAGCAGCGGCACGAGATCTGCGACGACCGGGCCGCCTTGCTGAAAGAGGGATTGCGAGTGACGTCGTTCGCCTACCCATTCGGCGATGAAGACTCAAGAACCCGTCAGCTGGTCATCGACTGCGGTTACAACTCGGGCCGGGAGTCGGGCGGCTTGCGAACGCCCAGCGGTTGCCGAGGCTGCCCCTATGCCGAGTCTGTCCCGCCCCAGGACGTCTACGCCATTCGCACGCACGGCTCGGTCACCCGGGCCTGGTCGCTGAGCTACCTGCAAAACCTGGTGCTCCGGGCCGAGGCAGGCGGCGGGGGCTGGGTGCCCCTCGTCTTCCACCACATCTCGCCGACGACGTGTCCCTCCTCCGAGACGTATTGCATCTCGCGCTCCACCTTCATCGCCTTTCTCGATTGGCTGGCCCCGCGTACCTCGCGCGGCACCGTCGTGCGCACCATGGACAATGTCATCGGCGGGCCACTCCAGCCTCCCCCGGGCTGA